One part of the Populus alba chromosome 18, ASM523922v2, whole genome shotgun sequence genome encodes these proteins:
- the LOC118034218 gene encoding uncharacterized protein has translation MTGEFPSWLLQNNTKLEELYLVNNSLSGSFQLTNHSLVSWLSRLDISRNRFHNQIPTEIGACFPRLVFLNLSRNDFSGSIPSSISNMSLLEVLDLSNNGLSGNIPEQLVENCLSLRGLVLSNNYLKGWLFWKIFNLKYLTDLILRGNQLTGILPNSLSNSSRLEALDVSLNNLSGKIPRWIGYMSSLQYLDLSENNLFGSLPSNFCSSGMMIEVYLSKNKLEGSLIGALDGCLSLKRLDFSHNYFRGGIPESIGSLLELSFLLLGYNNLEAEIPRQLCKLEKLSLIDLSHNNLSGRILPCLHPRSEWSRKWESAPGSSTMPPASAPMPLEDPSVNKSVEITTKSILYSFKGMILDLISGIDLSCNNLTGEIPFELGNLSNIKLLNLSHNSLTGPIPLTFSNLKEVETLDLSYNNLNGEIPPQLLDLNFLSAFSVAHNNLSGKTPEMVAQFSTFNKSVYEGNPFLCGPPLTRNCTGAIPPSPVPRSQTKKKEENGVIDMEAFYVTFSVAYITVLLEIGVVLYINPQWRQAWFYFIGESINNCYYYLVDNLLVPTKFKRLQPYV, from the coding sequence ATGACAGGAGAATTTCCAAGCTGGTTGTtacaaaacaacacaaaactCGAAGAGCTTTATTTGGTCAACAATTCCCTTTCAGGATCTTTCCAATTAACAAATCATTCCCTTGTGAGCTGGTTATCACGTTTGGATATCTCGAGAAATCGCTTTCACAATCAAATTCCCACCGAAATTGGAGCATGTTTCCCGAGGTTAGTGTTTTTGAACCTATCCAGAAATGATTTCAGTGGTAGCATACCCTCTTCGATCAGCAATATGAGCCTCTTGGAAGTCTTAGATTTGTCCAACAATGGCTTGTCAGGCAACATACCCGAGCAGTTGGTGGAAAACTGTTTATCATTACGTGGTCTTGtgctttcaaataattatttgaaaggcTGGTTGTTCTGgaaaattttcaacttaaaatactTGACCGATCTGATATTAAGAGGGAATCAGTTAACTGGAATTCTTCCGAATAGCTTGTCTAATAGTTCTCGTTTGGAAGCATTGGATGTCAGTCTCAACAATTTATCTGGTAAGATACCGAGATGGATAGGGTATATGTCTTCTCTTCAATATTTAGACCTTTCAGAGAACAATCTTTTTGGAAGTCTACCATCCAACTTTTGTTCTTCAGGGATGATGATAGAagtttatttatcaaaaaataaactagaaggATCACTGATTGGTGCACTCGATGGTTGTCTGTCACTGAAGAGATTAGATTTTAGCCATAATTATTTTAGAGGTGGCATTCCCGAGTCAATTGGTTCTTTGTTAGAGTTGAGCTTTCTTCTTTTAGGTTATAATAATCTAGAAGCTGAAATTCCAAGACAATTGTGCAAACTAGAGAAATTAAGCTTGATTGATCTTTCTCATAATAATCTGAGTGGTCGTATTCTTCCATGCTTACATCCTAGAAGCGAGTGGTCTAGGAAATGGGAAAGTGCTCCAGGTTCTTCTACTATGCCGCCAGCATCTGCTCCTATGCCCTTGGAAGATCCTTCTGTCAATAAATCTGTTGAGATTACAACAAAGAGTATATTGTATTCATTCAAGGGAATGATCCTCGATTTGATCTCTGGTATCGATCTCTCCTGCAACAATTTGACAGGAGAGATTCCTTTTGAGCTTGGAAACCTCAGCAACATTAAGTTGTTAAATCTATCTCATAACAGTTTAACAGGTCCAATACCACTTACATTTTCAAACTTGAAGGAAGTTGAAACTCTGGATCTTTCCTACAACAACTTGAATGGGGAAATTCCTCCCCAGCTTCTCGACTTAAACTTCCTATCTGCTTTCAGTGTAGCCCATAATAACTTATCTGGCAAAACGCCAGAGATGGTTGCACAATTCTCAACATTCAACAAGTCTGTCTACGAGGGGAATCCGTTCCTTTGTGGACCACCACTCACCAGAAATTGTACTGGAGCAATACCACCATCACCCGTGCCAAGGTCTCAGactaaaaaaaaggaagaaaatggcGTTATTGATATGGAGGCTTTCTATGTGACATTTTCAGTGGCATACATCACGGTCTTGTTGGAAATAGGTGTAGTTCTATATATAAACCCGCAATGGCGACAAGCATGGTTTTACTTTATTGGGGAGAGCATCAATAATTGCTATTACTATCTTGTAGACAATCTACTTGTGCCAACCAAGTTCAAACGATTGCAGCCTTATGTCTGA